The Chaetodon trifascialis isolate fChaTrf1 chromosome 11, fChaTrf1.hap1, whole genome shotgun sequence nucleotide sequence GAGAAGATGGTtgaatgtgtaaatgtttcataaaccatcactgacttccatctgtttgtgtgttaatgctTCACTTACTTTAGCCTTCTCAAAGTCCAGGTCTTTGCCAATCGTGGAGAGGAGCCTGCAGAGACACTCCAGAGACTCTTCATCATGATTCTTCAGTAGTTTCACTACACAGTCGTGCATGATGGCCTCCGTCAGCATCTTCAGCTTGAAGAGCTCGCCGATGAACTTTATGTTGCCTAGTGACCGGCGGCGGGCCTGGTCTCTGGcatcctccagctccaccctcAAGCGCTCACGTTCCTCCTCCTGATGGCAGATACACATGGACGTTACTTAGTGGGTGGTGTAAAATAATCCATTTACTCTAAATAAAGCAAAGCCGTGTCGTTGGGACAGTGACAGTAAAGGATCACATTTCTTACATCTTTGGCAGCCTCCAACTCTTTTTGCTTCCTCTCAAagatttcatcatcatcctggtcCTTTTCAAACTCTTTCTGGCAGCGGTTGAGCAGCACTTTGCGGAAATTAACAAAAATTCCTGGCTTGTCTGAGGTGGGGACTTTCAActgaggaaggaagaaaaaaaaaatcacttgaattatattttaaaaatgaatatacatTATTAATCTTGTGAATTATGTGACAAAACATGATTATGAAAATGTTAAATAGAAAATGAAGAATGATTCAAGCATGCTCCATCAGTTCCTCAATACCATCATGAACATTCAGTGGCCCAGACACGTGGCACAAAACAGAAGTCATCATTGgagcaaacaacaaaagcacaagACTCAGACTCAATCACATGACTTACCCCCAAAAGGCAGCGGCACATGTTAGCGTAGGCCACAGAGAAGTTGGGCTCTAAGATGGCCTTCTCAAAGATGAGGTCAATGGCTCCCTTCaacctctcctctgtgtctatCGTCAGCTCTGTCACCTGCTTCATCAGTTCCTGAAACTTCTGAGGGGTCAGCTTGTTGAGGATACTACGCAGACGCTTGAATAGCTCTTGAGTCTTGACCTGTTCGGCATCATCGTCTGCGACTTCTTCCGGGCGGCTGCGAGCAGACTTCTTAGTCGAGGGCTTCCAGGCATTCTCAGCCTTGTTGAGCTGCACATCATCGCTGAGTGACATGCTGCTGATGATTTTCCTGGGCTCTTTCCTCTGGCCCTGCTGGGAACGACGTGGCCCAGGTGGCTAAAAGGAAGGAGTGGGACGCATTTTTTGACAAAGTTAGAAAAGGAACCtcattctgcaaaaaaacaacacactgaatTATGATGATTACCATAATTATGATTCTGAAAAAGGGACAATAATTTCCTTTTGTAATGAACCACCCTGGAAAGGGAAGAAACAGATTCACTCACTGGGCCTCGTGGTCCTCCCACTGATCTGCTCCCAAGATTTCCCAAATACGAAGGAGTAAAATCAGGACCAACATTCATCAGTCGAGCTGGGTCAGCAGGCCGCAGTGGAGTCTTGTTTACCTGAAGTTAAAATAAATCACCTCGGTGACAAATATGTAACTACCAAACACTGACAGGACAAGAGCCAATTCTCTGTCACCATCACAATGATACATGCAGCAAGTAGATATGATAATGAGgtttatttcagtaaaataaaTGCTTCACTTCCATGCAGAATTCAGATCAATATGCGCTCATTTGTCATTAACGTCACACCTGAATTGTCATCGCACTCCACAGCAAAATAACGTAAAGCATCATCTACCTTGTCCAAGACCACATCACTGATGAGAGGCAGGCCCTCAGGTTTGTGCATACTGGCGCTGATAAACTGGCAGCCCAGGAGGAACTCCCTGTCGtacctcttcttctcttctgggTCAATCGGCTTCCATTGCTCTGGGAGATGTGTGAATGCAGAagattaaatgtaaaaatgaaagagcTAAGAGTTACATGTACAGCTCTGTAGCACTGAAGATGGCAAGGAAACAGAGTCTGGAACAGGACACTTTGAGAGGGCGGATGCTTGACCATCTTCATGCAGGAATCTGCTTTTTGGCAAGAATtatttcaaatgtcaaaatagCAACTGTTGCCATCAGTGACACATTTTTAATAGTGCCATTTCTGGACAATCTTCGTCTCAGCCTACCTTCTTTGTACTGGTATTTCTGCCCAGTTGGCTCAGGTGTGGCTTTAGGCCTGTCGGGTTCTGCATTCTgcttgtcctctttctcctcccagGTCTCATCTGCAACCTCAACGGGAGGTTCAGCTGGAGCAACAGGGACGGGGTCTGCCTGAGTGGATGAGGGTTCAGAAGCAGGCTtggcgctctgctcctgcagcaaacagaagaggaagaggtgagagTTACAATAACGCACTTACTCTTTCAGAGAGAGTAAAATACCCAAAACATTTTTGATATAGCTGAAACTGCTCAGACACTTAAACACCTCCACCACGTGTTCATTTAAATCTCCTGCTATCATCCAGACCTATACACACCTCTGTGAAGGCATCCAAGAGGTCTCCAATGGCCTCTTTCTTGTTGAACTCCTtcatgttcttcctcttctttggcACAGACGTAGCAGCTTCAAGAAAAAGGACATCGACATTAAAATTTCAGGAGACACGTGACAACCATAAATGCAGGCAAGAACAAAAACTCCATCCTACCTTGCATAGTAGTAGATTCCTCTGTAGGGCAGGTAACAGCGGTGGGAGGGGCATCCTCACTTTTCTCggtcttcttctcttcctcttttttctcctcctcctcttcttcttccttttcctggGCTGGCATTGCCGTTTTAGCCACAGGCGTAGATTCCTGAGATTGAGAAGCATCTGGCTTGTCAAGGGGTGTAGTGTCTGAAAATGCCATGTCCTCAGAGAGTACCTCAGTCTCCTGAGGAAGGCCGTTGGGGAGAAGAGGCTCTGCCGTTTCAGCCGGTGTGGCTTCAGGTTCAGGGGAAGTGCTCGGGGCAGCGCTCTCGgtctgtggagcagcaggttcGTGTGCAGTGGTTGGAGGCTGAGAGATTTCAGTTGCCGTCTTTGTGGCCGTATCTTCTTTCGCCACACTAACAGGGGTAACTGTCGCTGCAACCTCAATTGCAGGCTCCAACTTAGTGCTGGCTTCCTGCTCCACTTTTTCCaatttcttctcttcctccattttcttctcctccttttctggtgCCTTCTCAGCTGGGGCTGGGGCATCCTGTGGCTCCACCATTTTGACAGGTGCGTCTTGTGCTGATAATGATGCTGAAGGGCCGACAGGAGCGTCTACTGTGTCAGCAACTTTAGTATCAACTTTACTTATGGTCTCAGCAGGAGGTGTAGTGGATGCTGCTGTTGGagaaagggaagaggaagacTGCTGGTCCTTTATCAATGGAGATGGCACCTCAATAGCAGCTGCAGGGGCTACAGACTGTGCAGCTAACTCAGCAGGCGGTGTCATCTGGTTGTCCATTTCCTGTTTGGCCTCCACCACAGGCTCTGTATTTGCTATGGCAAGAGGTGGTGGGGTTTCAGCGCTAGCAGGGGGCTCCATGTTTTCATCTGGgcagtgaaacacatgaaataatcacaataagaaaatacagctgGAATACAGCTatctttcatttttcaggtGAACCATAACTGAGAAAATGCACTCACCTCGTCTCACCACTGTAGTGACAGGCTGTGTAACTTCCCCATTGGTCTGTGCAGGACTTGCATCTGCTATGGAGGCCTACAGTCACAAAACAATATTCTTTTAAGCACGgaatgacatgaaaacacacagattgCAACCATTCTCACCATCTTTATGTCAgacttttcacttcatttgagaCTATATCAAACAGACATGTCGATTAAACTCTTGGGTCAGTCTGACGGCTGTAGTTTGTCCTGTGGCTGAGCTGTATAGCATTTTGTTTACAACTGTTTGCCAACTCACTGTACTTGCAAGTAATGGCAAACTAGCCTAAAAATATAACCACAGGTCAAACATCAGTGTACATTTGCGTGTATTTGCTTTGGCTTTCTGTTGTTAGTTCACTGAAACTCCATGCTAGGTTTGTGCTGATAATAAGACGTTAGCACGGAGATGTGAAAACATGCAATCACctctctgaaaaataaataagttggGAGCTGGAGGGAAAGTATTCCTGAGCTGTGCTTTGTCTTCTgacagtgctgcctttgactGAATGTCATCGCTTTTCTCCTAAATTGGTACAGTGATGCTCTGCTCAGGCTGTATGTTTATGAATCAGTTACGTCGTAATTCAATCCCAAACACTTAACTGTAAATAATCCCTTTTTATTCCACTTTTGGAAAAAAATGCCACATTCTCAGACAAGCCAATTACCAATgtagacaaaataaaagtcaaactgcagactgaaaatgtacttttacaacacaagtttCACCAATAAGACCTCCGTcctttttcactttattttccaCATGTACAACACCTGAAGTCAGTACAGAATATCTGATAGAAATTTAGATttctaaaataagaaaaactatATCTTTATGCCAGAGTTACACAAACAGGTCATTATTCGCTCTTAGGATCAGGAATCAGTAACTCGACCAACAATTTTGTCTTTCACTAAGCGTAAACCCATGCTGGCTTCAGCTCAGAGTTTAAATCAGCTAACAGAAACCAGTCTTCCCAAAAGCTTTCTTACCTGTGGGGGAGTTGGTGTGGTGGTGGACCTTCCACCTGACATGATCTCCTCTGTGATATCGCGCCCGCCCTGGTTAGGGTCTCGTATTCTTATCTATCAGAAGACAAGGTAAATATTGTTCAAGTTTCCACAAAACATGTAActaacattaaaatacaaactGTATGTAACGATCCAGTCACTGCTGATCTACAGCTGCCGCCCAACATAATACATACTATTGTTATTTTCAGGTAAAAGAGAAAGTTCCACATTGCACAGACAATACACTTTCTGTCCATTCAATTCTTTTTGACCTCAGACAAGAGGCGCGCTGGCCTTTTGTTGTGACACACTACCGGTTTGCGTTCCCTCTTTGGTGGGCCTTGTGACTGTGCCGGTGGCTGCTGAGGAGGCGGGGCTTGTTGCTGTTGCTGGGCGGGGTTAATCATGACCGGTGCCGGCTGGACAGATGGAGAGTACTGCGGCTGGGCTGGATAGTATGCTCCTGCTGTAAAGgcaaaaaaggagagaaagaacagATGTAAAGAAAATGACACAAGACACAGCTTTACATTAATTAAAGGATTCACTCAGGATTCACTCAGGATTCACAAGACTTTTTTGtttgagctgtgtttttctgagaaCCCTGTAAGGCAGTAAGTGGGATTTGTGGGTGTAGGGTTATTAATATTTTGACCCTAACACAAAAAAGTCTTTAGTAGGCACACAAAAACCAATTTCTGCATCGAGTTGTGCAAATCAAGATTTCAACAAAGCACAAacttttacatattttcaaCATATAGACTGATCTGCGGCCTTTTTTATCCGTTGTCCACTTTAGTGACGCCACCATTACTGTGGTGGCCGATCTGAACTGTAGGACAGAAACCACAGAATTTGTGGTCAGCAAACATGTGCATGTTAAAGTTATCAGTCTCAAAAACACTGTTGTGAAATTGGTTAAGACACAGGCTTTCTTAGAAATGACTTTCACATCCAGACTGAGGGTCAGACAGACGCTGCATGTTAAACTTCTGCGTAGTAAATAAACACAGTTAACATTATGCCATTTTATGATTATAAAGAAACTTGTAATCTGAGATTGCTTTCATTGTAACCATGTGAAATACATCATTTAATACATGTGAAACATATGAAATTGTGAAAGTGGAGTTTCAGCTAGGAACCACGTGTAGACGCCCCAGCTAGCAAGAAATCTACAGGCTGGTAATGGCACACTGCAGGCAGCCATAATTATCTTGATAAGGCTCCACTATTTTATCAAAAACATTTAGAATAGAATTAATGGTTTCtttatgcatgtgcacatagaagtatatatatgtgttaccaaaagaaaaaaagcatattctctcacacacacatactagcagagagaggaagtgccACAGAGATTTTTGCCATTAAAGCCTGCTGAtcaacacacaagcacacacactacTCACCAGGGTAGCGCTGGGAGGTGAGAGGAGCACcgtggagagagagacggccGTTCTCTCGCCCGCCCCCTCTCCCCCCACCACCCCGCCTCTCCCTCGCAGCAAGAGAGGGCTCTGAACCAACGCAGCAAACGAGAGGAAGGGAGTGAGGGacgggagagggaggaaagaaggagaaagggcAGGAAGAGACAGATGCAGAATGAGTTAATGAGAGGATTCAGAGGAAGCAGGGTGTTAAAAAGGTCCCATGAAATGAGCCAGCATCTTGACCTTGTTCTTGCCTTGTGTTATCGGctgcatttcattattttgtcaagtttgtttttcattatcttcaaatgaaaatgacatcTGTCTTCCTGGAAACCATGGAGCTCAGTTCACTGAGCCACCTTTCACTCAGGGGTGTGCATAAGTCAATAAAATTGGATATAGTGGTTTCATTCAATGCCTCACATAGAAAAGGAAACGTGTACAACATTCTTCCTTCAACAGATGAGCACTTGCAGCAGTAACACAGGTCAGAAGCATGTTTGGggtggatttaaaaaaataattgcgACCATACAATGCAAACATACTCAAATGTTAGCCTTTTACTTTGAAATCTTTATTAATCCCACCTTAACATCATGTTTTATATGGACATACATctggaaaaagaacaaaattcTTGTCTTAAAGCCATTTCATGGAACCTATAAGGCAGTGTCAGGTGAGACTGCAGATAGAAAGAACACAGGCCAAAGCAGAATCAAGCCAGACCACATGCAACTGGCATTTCATCAcatacagcagtgttttgacccagaaagacataaaaacatacCAATCAGCCAAGCAAAACCACAACACACCCAGCGATACCTTGTGGCTAAAGAAGTACGCAAATGGACCAAAACTAGATGCTTAAACTCAATTAAAGTTAAGATTCCAAGATTCTGAGTCTGAGATTTCTCCCATTTTAACTGATAATCCTCCATGTGTATGGTTGTGCTTGGCTGTTGGGGGTTTTGGGCAACAACTCTTACCATAAGCAGGATATTCAGCAGGGCTAGTTCCTGGATAGAAGCCTGCTGTGCCACTGGTCACAGGATACTGCTGAGTAGGAGGCATATACGGGGCCCGGtactgcagaaacaaaacaaaaagtcagaACCAACTACAATAGATGGAACAATTTAAGTTCTGAGAGCTTCAGGTCAAAGTCTTCCACCTCCACAGCGACATactcttctctcttttcaaaTGCAGCAAACTCTTCATTATGTCTATCAGTCAaatgctcacactcacaggcTTTTGCAAATGTGAACCAACCTGTCCAGGGGGGATGAAGTAACCCTGAGGAGAGCCAGCaaaagacagctgctgctgggaaatcatcatcatctgggAGCTGGGCGGGTAGACGTGAGCGGGTCCAACAGGCCGTGGGCCACTACTAGTCTGTACCCTTGGAGCACTGGTGGCCATGGCTGGTCGGTTCTGATAGTAACTCTAGAAACAGATGAGGGAGAATGAAGGATGATGAAGCGTGAATCGCACCACAAGCAAACCTGTTGCTCTCAGTgtacatttagcatttaaactGTGGCAGTCCTACCCCTTTTGTGTTAGAATATTGCAGCAGTTttagttgtgtctgtgtgtgtacccaGTCACACACTCCCCTAACCTCAGCTGAAAGCAATGCACTCACAGCGACTGCCAAAGTGTACATCAAGTTCAGTTCTTGGGTTACACTGAGACTAAACTGTACTGAATGTCATGTCTCCCTGCAACGCTGAAGTTAGCCAAAGTTAAGGGGGTTGGATACGGGGACGAAGAGAAAAGCGGTTACCTGTAACGCTCTGTATCCACCCTTCAGCGGCGTAACACATGagcagagagcaagagagggagtgAGATTAAGGTGAAAATGAAGACAAGCGACAATGTGGAAGGCTGAGATTACAAGGTGTAAGGAGGAAGAGtatgagaagcagcagcagaatattTCTTAGCCATAAACCGTAAGCtcaaacaaccacagctgcacatgCATCTCTGTACAGGTGCGCATAGAAGCAGAAACCCCTGAAGTCATCTGGGTCCCAGTTGTGAGTGGTTAAAAAATTATTTCATTGGCTACAGGAGCATGCCGGCAGTGGAAAAAATTCAAGAATGCTGCAGGTACCAAAAATCAATTCACTTTCATGTTAAACTGTATTCTTCACCTGactataaaattattttaaaaaagtaaatgatttttttaatcagtttacATTGCACAGTCGGATATTCTGTCATTACGACAGTGGGCTTGGGAAGATATCTTGCAAATGCAGAGTACCATGGGGGACAAACTTGGTATGTGCAGGATGAATAAAGCAGGCCTGGGTGAACGCTGCTTTGAAAACACTATGACCTGGCAacgaaaaaaaaatcttcctaTGCAGAAATATGCATTTCTAGAATCAGATATTACTGGACCTCAGAAAACGTGAACTCATCTCATAAACACTACAGCGTTGTCATCTAATTCTCCACCATGTTGAACTGAAAGCATGCACTATACTaaggagacagaggggatgTAAGGAACAGTGAGGGGTGTTAGTACCTGTTGGTGTAAAGTACGGGGCCCTGCAGCAAACTGGGAGGAcagcagaagagaggaaagaagtcAAGGTTGACATTCGAGGAGAAAGATGGCAAATAGGttataacacacatacacacacacacacacacacacacacaaacagatttagCCAAAGCCTTATAGCAGATGAAGCCATGTCAGAAATCTTGGGAAAGAGTAGGAAAGGGAGGGTTCTTATACCAAGCAAAACAAATACCTAACACTAaatgctggggggggggggcatactGTGAACAATACCTGTCTTGGCTGTGGTGCAGAGTTCAtttgtggaggtggaggggtggcAAAAACAAGAGATGGGGGCTGTCCAGGGCCGTAGGCCGCcttgagaggagagaaaggaggaaaaatagCTGTTACCAAAGTTTAACCTACCAAAACAGTGTAGATTCAACACGGTCAGTTGCTCTCACCTGTGTCAATCCAGGGGATGGGGCAGGGTTTGGGACAGAAGTGGGTCCCGTTATAGGCTGTGGTGGTTTGTTCATTTCACGTTCTTTTATGGTTCTGCATTAGGGTGGCGTTGTGTTGCCAGCCTttctggagaggagagaggagcaagaaatacaaaaaaaataaaaaataaaaatacaattaagCACAAGCCAACTGTTAACCAAAGGCACTGAGGTGAAGTAAGTGCAACCATATGGGACATGAGACAACACTGTGCGAACATATGAAGCTGTAGTGAGGCAACATCTGAACAGGCAGTGAGGGTGTGTCCTGTGGTTTCGCCTATGATAACACTACCACCTCCCACAGTGTTGCTCACTTACATATTGCATGGCTAATGCATGTAGTGTTATGAGCAATTGATGTTAATACCCTTAGCAGATTCTGTTCTCAAACCAAATGGCAATAGACTCATGTGTTTTAACCTCCACCCAaaactgtctgttgtttgagTAGAAACAGTCATGGTGGTTACTACATGCCTACAAAAAGGGAActttaactgtaaaaaaaacaacaaaaaaaaccccaaaacatatTAATAAATGATTGTGACTTGGCCAACTAACTAAAAGGATCCAAATACTCATAGAGATTACTTCTAATGGTCTGAAGATCTATTTCCAACTCACACTTGACTGTTACCAAATCACTTGGACTGGTCCGGTTTTGAATGAATTTAAGAAAATGGATACCTCAGGTCAAAGTTCATTTACTGAGTTAACAGTGGCTTCAATGCCCCCTGGATGTGCTAGCTACATGTGCAAAAGATCAATTCAAATAACATTAAGTCGATATTCGTTTTAAAACTGCGTGCAGTTTTTTCATATGTGCTGAAATCGCTAAGACGAGCTGAAATTAGTAAAAACTGATGAATATTACTAATAGCAGACGTGTCATGAACCATCCACCTGCTGACACAGGAACTATCGTTAGCTGCTAGCTAATGCCATGCTTCTTTTAGACAGGGCATCAATGTACAAAGCTACCATATCGTTCTTCAAGCAGAGACAGCTAACAGTCCCGTGAATCCTCATTAAATATGACAGGTAATCTGAAAAAACTTTCCCGATGTGTCTCAGCTAAGTCATAAAATGAAAGGCATTTTAATGGCCCGCTAGCAAGGCAGCATTCCCGACCGAATCAGGTTAAATCGCTAGCCAACAGCCGGCTAACGTTACGTGTCCCACTCTCATAGACATTTTGCTAAGTTACGCTACGTGGCTGAACGTTGAGTCCACATTTAACCTTAACGCACGCAGAGTTCAGTCTGATAACGTTAATGTTTATCACTGTGATTATGGCAGATATGTTTACTCATCAAAACTCGGCAAATGAGCCCGTTCTAGCAATAATGTTGCAACAACTGACACCGATTAGGTTACAGTTAAGCTATTGTTGGTTAATGTTAGCGGTTTAGCCCAGCCCTGACTTACGAGGTGTATTTAATTACAGGCCCAGCAACCTCCGTGAGCGAATGAAACCTTCAACATGACATTTAATATGAACCAATATTACTCTAACAAGGCAAATATTATCAGGATTTAAGTCAATCTACTCGAATAATACTACAGAAGCAGCTTTTAAATCACTAAACGTTAGGCGTTAAGGCTAACTAGCTTTACCTCACGAAGCCTACGGTGAAAACACTAAAATGAAGATTAGCCACGAGAACGAGGGATCCTGGCTGTCATTCCACCTAACGTTAGGCTAACTTCAGCTAAACAGCTACAAAGACAGCTCCGACATTAGTTACCTAAGCAACCACCATTAAACTAACGATAAAACATTCGAATTAATAGGGGTTTTTTTCGTTTTCGTGTTCTAGGCGAGATTAGCTGGCTAGCTATCCGAGGCTTGGACTGACAGCCGGCAGGGCCTTGTCAacgagctaacattagctagcctGTATGCCTTTGACAAATATGCAGCCAAGCTCGGGTGAACTTCAAGCTAGCATTACCACCGTCAAGTGATTTTGTTCTTACCAGGAATCAGTAGTGAATATGTTGTAAAAATGGGTACTCGGGGAATCAGCCTCTGTTCAGTCTTCTGTTATTGAAAGTAGTGGTGTTGCAGTTTCCTTGTCCTTTACTCCAAAAGAAAAGTGATGCCCTTCTTGGCTACTGACTTAGAGCTAGTTAGCTGACCGGCAGATGGGGTGAGTGCCACTACTGTCACTTCGGTTTAAATCCCCGGGCGTGCAAAAGTGACAGTGCTCAAAATCAAATAATATAGCACTTCTGGAGTACTATTGACAACTCCGATGGCCCCGAAAAAAGCCTCTGGACCGGAGGTCCATGATCAAGGCGTCGATGGTGACGGATTGCCGGTTGGGTATGTACACAACTGTCGCATCAGGAGGCTCAGAGCGAGGCCATAATGCGATGTTTCTGGTCTATGGAGCCGGTGCGCCTCCAAGTCGCATGGGTAACTTCCGGGAAAATTAAAATTTGATGCCGTGGCCTTGGTCATGTGATGCAGGAGCTTACGTCAATTCGTCAGCATGTGCCCAGAGATGGAAGTATTAATACAGTAAAATTCCTGCGTTCAAAACCGTACAGAAGTAAATGTTAGataatcaataaaatataaagtatcaaaagtaaaagtaggcactcattctgcagtaaaatgctccctgtcagtggttttattatatatgatgtttttggattaatattactgctgcattaatgtgtattttGCACTTTACTGCTGTGGATGTTTAAGtttgagctaattttaactattAAATATACTGttgtagtttaatctacagcattACAATAATATATGTTTGTGAGAACgtgaagaaaaacagccctgttttcagttttatgacaatgcattttccagTTAATCCAGGAgggtttttaaatagtttatctGTTTAATGAAGTAGGACAATTTTCTCAACCCATAAAGGAACACTTTTCAGTTTAGCAGAAAAATCACCGAATTTGGAGAtgcatggttttcactggacaggaagggtatgAAAGATTGTTATCTAAAGTTccataaaatggaaacactcaagcatgtttaatgtttctgaTATTTACTTGaaaatatgaattcattttgaaatgcttTTCAGAAAATTTGTTCGGAAATATGTGCTCCTAACTAAAGAATATCAAATGAATGATAAAGGTCTGAAGCTGTGCCCTGCATTATTACCTGGGCAGGCTACATAATTTGTTGAGGGGTCCCATGCCAAAAATGACATGGTACATTTTTCTAAAGAActcttaaataaatgtttggAGCGTTTACCACAAAGAGAGGGTCAATAAGGGGCCAAAGTTAATTTTTACCCTGGAGCCTGATTGGGTTTGTGGGTTTGTTTGACTATGCCAACAGCTTCAGTCAATGAGAACGTGTTTATCTATTGGC carries:
- the eif4g1a gene encoding eukaryotic translation initiation factor 4 gamma 1a isoform X1, whose translation is MNKPPQPITGPTSVPNPAPSPGLTQAAYGPGQPPSLVFATPPPPQMNSAPQPRQFAAGPRTLHQQGGYRALQSYYQNRPAMATSAPRVQTSSGPRPVGPAHVYPPSSQMMMISQQQLSFAGSPQGYFIPPGQYRAPYMPPTQQYPVTSGTAGFYPGTSPAEYPAYEPSLAARERRGGGGRGGGRENGRLSLHGAPLTSQRYPAGAYYPAQPQYSPSVQPAPVMINPAQQQQQAPPPQQPPAQSQGPPKRERKPIRIRDPNQGGRDITEEIMSGGRSTTTPTPPQASIADASPAQTNGEVTQPVTTVVRRDENMEPPASAETPPPLAIANTEPVVEAKQEMDNQMTPPAELAAQSVAPAAAIEVPSPLIKDQQSSSSLSPTAASTTPPAETISKVDTKVADTVDAPVGPSASLSAQDAPVKMVEPQDAPAPAEKAPEKEEKKMEEEKKLEKVEQEASTKLEPAIEVAATVTPVSVAKEDTATKTATEISQPPTTAHEPAAPQTESAAPSTSPEPEATPAETAEPLLPNGLPQETEVLSEDMAFSDTTPLDKPDASQSQESTPVAKTAMPAQEKEEEEEEEKKEEEKKTEKSEDAPPTAVTCPTEESTTMQAATSVPKKRKNMKEFNKKEAIGDLLDAFTEEQSAKPASEPSSTQADPVPVAPAEPPVEVADETWEEKEDKQNAEPDRPKATPEPTGQKYQYKEEQWKPIDPEEKKRYDREFLLGCQFISASMHKPEGLPLISDVVLDKVNKTPLRPADPARLMNVGPDFTPSYLGNLGSRSVGGPRGPPPGPRRSQQGQRKEPRKIISSMSLSDDVQLNKAENAWKPSTKKSARSRPEEVADDDAEQVKTQELFKRLRSILNKLTPQKFQELMKQVTELTIDTEERLKGAIDLIFEKAILEPNFSVAYANMCRCLLGLKVPTSDKPGIFVNFRKVLLNRCQKEFEKDQDDDEIFERKQKELEAAKDEEERERLRVELEDARDQARRRSLGNIKFIGELFKLKMLTEAIMHDCVVKLLKNHDEESLECLCRLLSTIGKDLDFEKAKPRMDQYFNQMDKIIKERKTSSRIRFMLQDVLDLRKNNWVPRRGDQGPKTIDQIHKEAEMEEHREQIKVQQQLMSKKDGGGRMGGSMGGRGPHTPGGGRTSQPQDEGWNTVPISKNRPIDTTRLSKITKPGALDFNNQLLAPGGKGMWGSWGKGSSGGTGAKPASGEQDSGRSTTSTLNRFSALQSGSLLSSTDSDRRVPQRSSSSRERGGDRDRGDRDRDRFDRFDRSEGREGRDDRSGQNQITKRSFSRESQERGGRGGDSRPSTEPVRRVASMTDDRDRGSRDRGSRDRGSRDRGSRDRGSRDRGPSKDLAVKRESAPTPPPSLPKPAMTEEEVEKKSNAIIEEYLHINDLKEALQCVAELNSTSLLYVFVRNSVESTLERSTIAREHVGLLLHQLVKAGTLPTLQYYKGLEETLEAAEDTAIDIPHIWLYLAELITPMLHEGGIPMGQLFREISKPLVPLGRAGVLLAQILKLLCKGMTPKKVGAMWTEAGLNWRDFLPEDVDVNKFVTDQKVEFTTGEETESKEMGKKKVLSGEELSKQLDRLLQDKANNQRITDWVEANLDEPQTASNQFIRALMTSVCQSAIICDNPYRVDAPQIGLRASLLQKYLCDEQKELQALYALQALMVHMEQPANLLRMFFDALYDEDVIKEEAFYKWESSKDPAEQTGKGVALKSVTAFFTWLREAEEESDKE